The genomic interval AGGCTCACGCGATGTACCAATGCTGGGGGTGGAAGAAAGTCGGAACAGCGCAGACGTACCCGCACTGGCCCGTCGAGGACATCGACGTCCTCCCTTTGCACAACAGCAAGTCACCTGAGCACTCGAGGAAGGGGCCACGATCATGAGCAACCATCCGTTCGGGATCGCGGATGCAGCTTTGGCGCGCTCGCGGACGAACTACCGTAGCGAACGAACTGGCTTGATCAAGCTTGTAGGTTCCGGTCACGAGTTCGGCGCCCGAAGTACGGCAACGGAGGAACAGATCGGGGCACAGCTCCGGCGTTCTGAAGTCTTCCACGTCGGCTGAGCCAGAGGAGACGAGCCGGAACATGACTTGGGATCCTTGGGCGATCAAGCCCGACTCAGAGCGAGAGGTCTGGGAATTCAGCCCGCTCGCGGCTGTAGGACCGCTCATCTTCTGGATGGAGCACCACGAGGTGGAGCAAGCAGTCGGACATCGATCGAGCCTTGGCCGTTGGGGCGACAGACTTAGTAGCGCAAGCTTCAGTCAGGGATTCACGGCGTACTACGAGGATGGACATCTGCACGCGGTTGCAATCGACGCATGTGCAGGTCCACAGGTGAGGTTCGAAGGCGCTCAGTTGGTCGGCCGGCCACCGTCTGAGGTAGCCGACTGGTACGGCGACAATTGCGAGCGACTACAGGCGGACTATGTCATAAACCAGCATGGTGACCCGTCGTCCGACCGTCTCGGCTTCGTCATCCGCACGCAACGCGCAGGTGATCGCCTCCTCACCCGTCCTGTCTTCGTCGGCTGGCAATGGTCCGGCCGCTGCGGCGACATCCAGGAAAGCTACATCCCTGAGGAAGAGTGGCAGGTGCGCTGAGCTGAGGCCTTCAGGCCTGGCTGCTCATGTTTCCGTCTGCTGATCGATCGCGGCCTCGTAGAAGGCGTCCGCGAGCGCGACGACGACGGCGTTGATGCCAGGTCCGTCGCTGAAGAAGTAGTCGGCCATGGTGTTGTGAGCTTCCTGGTTGTCGACAACCGCCTCGGTGACCGCTGCCTGGAAGTCTTGCGACTCCATGAACTGCTTCTTCGAGTTCACCTTGGTCTGGTTCACCAGGTCGGGGTAGGCGAGCAACCGCTGTACCAGCCCTTGCACGAACTCGCGAATCTGAGACTCGGCAAAGGATTCCGCACCGAAGAGGTCGTTCATCTTGTCGATGACGACCTGGAGTGCCACGTACTTGGGCTCCTTCCGGGCCCCCGTGCCCGCGCCGCTGATGCCCTTGAGTTCGCCGTCTCCGGTCAGCGAGATGTTGACCGCGATTCCCTTACTATGCTTGACCCCGACCAGGACCACGTCAGAGAGGTCGACCTCGGCGGTCCAGGACGAGTCTGCGATGACCTTCTCGAGGAGCCGCAGGAAGATGGACAGCATCTCCATGTATGGGTCGCCGTAGTCGACGATTTGGCTCATGAAGTCGTAGAGCCGGACGTAGGTAGAGACGTCCTTGCGGAATAGATCGAGGGTGTTCAGGGTGACCTTGTCATCAGCCTCGATCGCAGCCGCGTATCGGCGGGCGAAGTCGTTCTTGGCCGGGCTGATCGCAGCCGAGAGCGCGTTGTTACCCTTCCGCGTGACCCACAGTTCGGCGACCTCACGCACTTGCTCTTGCGTGTAGATTCCCGCCTGGGCGAGCTTAGTGGCGAGGTGGATGACGACGTACGGGTCGGTCTCGGTCTCCAGGGTAGCGTTGGTGAAGTAGGGCTCGAACGCATCCCGGATGTCCTCGGGCTTGTTCACGAAGTCGATCACAAAAGTCTTGCGTTTCTGCTCTCCGCCCGCAGTGCGGTGAGTTCGGTTGAGCCGGGACAGCGTCTGCACGGCGGTGACGCCGGAGAGCTTTTTGTCGACGTACATCGCCGAGAGCAGCGGCTGATCAAAACCTGTCTGGAACTTGTTTGCGACCAGCATGATCTTGTAGGTCGTGCCCTTGAAGGCGGCGGCAAGGTCCGAGCCGGCGCCAGGGTTCAGGTTGGCCTCCGTGAACTCGTCGTCCTCGCCCGGCCGAGGCCCCCAGTCTGAGACCCACTCCTCGCCTTCGGCCATCGTCACCGATGCGGAGAAGGCGACCAGGGTGCGGTAGTTGTACGAGGCGTCCTCGCCGGCCCGCTTGGCGATGTAGGCGTCGATCGCCTTCTTGTACTTCACCGCGGCCTTGCGTGAGTCAGTCACGACCATCGCCTTTGCTTTGCCCTCGAGCAGGTGGGCGACGTTGGCGTGGAAGTGCTCGACGATGATCTGCACCTTCTGGCTGATGTTGGTTGGGTGCAGCTTCACCCACCGCATTAGTCCCTTGCGAGCGGCGGCCTCCTCCACCTCGCCCCCGTCGCCACTCTCGGCATTGCCGGCGATCTTCAGCGCGGTGTCGTAGGACTGGTAGCCCTTGAGCACGTCGAGGATGTAGCCCTCCTCGATCGCCTGCCGCATCGAGTAGAGGTGAAACTCGACCGGCTTCCCGCCAGGACCCTTGCGACCGAACAGTTCCAGCGTCTTGTTCTTCGGCGTTGCCGTGAACGCGAAGTAGGAGATGTTCTCCGACTCGGCCCGCTCGGTCATCTCCGATGCCAGGATCGCCTCTACGTCGACGGAGCCGCTCTCCTCGATCTCCTTGACCTCCTCCGCGGTCAGCACAGCCTTGAGCTTGGACGAGATCTGGCCGGACTGCGAGGAGTGCGCCTCGTCAGCGATCACCGCGAACCGGCGTCCCTTCAAGGACGAGTCGGCACGGATCTCGTCGAGGGCGAACGGGAAAGTCTGCACCGTCACCGCGATGATCAGCTCTCCGTTCTTCAACGCGGTCGCCAGCAGCCCGGATTTCGACTTAGCCCCCGCCTTGCGGACGTCTTCCGGGCTGATCGTGGCCACGATCTTCCCCGAGCCGTCGATCTGCCGGATCGCGTCCTGGAGCTGCCCGTCAAGGACAGTGCGGTCGACGACCACGATTACGGAGTCGAACACCTTCTCGTCGTTCACATGCAGTCGCGCCAGGCGGTGAGCGGTCCAGGCGATGGTGTTGGTCTTACCCGACCCTGCAGAGTGCTCGATCAGGTAGCGCTGCCCCACGCCTTCCTTGGTCACCGCGGCGACGATGTTCGTCACTGCCTCCCACTGGTGGAAGCGAGGGAAGAGCATGCTGGTACGCCGGACCGAAGTGCCCGTGGTGACGTCCCACTCCTCCTTGGACTCCACGATCATCAGCCGGCCGATGATGTTCAGCCAGGCGTGCTTCTCCCAGACCCGCTCCCACAGGTACGCCGTGGCCGACCACCCGCCCTCGCCCGGTGGATTGCCCGCGCCATGCTCATGGCCGACGTTGAACGGCAGAAAGTGTGTCTTCTCGCCCTCGAGCCGGGTTGTCATCGCGGCCAGATCGTTGGAGACCGCGAAGTGCACCAGCGCCCGATGCCCAAACGACAACAACGGCTCCGGCCGCCCGTTGGTCAACGGGTTGCGATCCTTGCGGTACTGGTTGATCGCCTCGTCCAGCGACTGGGTGAAGTCCGTCTTCAACTCCACGGTCGCGACCGGGAGCCCGTTGACGAAGAAGACCAGGTCGATGCTTCGCTGGTCGGCGGTGGAGAAGCGCACCTGCCGCATCACCCGCACCCGCATCGCCGCATACTGTTCGTTGGTGGTCGCATTCAGACTGGTCGCGGGCCGAAACTGCGCCATCTTCAGCCGACCACCCCCGATGTACTGCACTCCGTTCCGGACGATGTTCAGTGTCCCGCCACCATGCTCCAGCGGCTTGTCGAGCGCCGTCGTCAGAACGTCAAGGAACTTCGCCTCGGACCCCGCTGCCCTCAACGCCTTCTCGTACGCCGCCTGCTGTGTCTCCTTCAACCAGGTGAATAGATCCTCGGGGAACAGCGCACGCGCTTGGTCGTATCCGAGATCGTCTGTCGAGTACACCCACCCGTGGGACTCCAGGTACGCGCAAATCTCGGATTCGAAGACGATCTCATTGTGATCGGCCATCACACCATCTCCCGTACGTCGACCTGCCCAGTCACCGCCGCCGTAATCAACGCTGCCCGCCGCTGTCGGGCGAGTTCGACGAAGCGCTCGGTCTCGGCGACCAGCTGATCGATCCTGGCGGTCTCACGATCCATGTGCGCGAGGATGCGGCGCTGATCGTCCACGGGGGGCAGCGGCATCGGAAGGTTCACGATGTCGGACTGGCTGATGTTGAGCATCGAGTGGCTCGCGCCAGTCGCCTCCAACTCGATAAGGTCACGCCACCTGCGGCTTCCGAGCACTGCTGCTACGAACCGCGAATCGGCTTGGCTCTCATCGAGCGAGAACGCGTACAGCTTGTCGCAGAGCATAAGCCGCGGCAGGTCGTTTTCAACCACTGCGGCGCTGCCGACGAGTTCACGGGTGTTGGCGCGCGACACGATGAGGTCACCTCGAGTTACGACGATGTCCGGGCGCGGGATCTCGTCCTCCGGCAGCTCCTTGTTCTCCATCGGGCGAAAACGACCGCCGTTTGCGGCTCCGGCCTTGAGAACGGCCCATGTCTCGACTCCGTCGGCTGGCCACGCGTAGCACTGCGGGCTCCACCCCTGCCGAACGGATCGAATGATGTGCTTCAGCCGTGCCCCGCTGGTAGCGACGATCGACACTCCCTCCTCAATCGTCGCCCGGCGACGCTCACGAAGGATCTCGAGCAGGCGCTGCTGCTCCTCCACGAGCGCATCGATGCGAGCGGTCTCGCGGTCGAGGTAGTCGGCGATGGCGCGCTGCTCGTCCAGCGGCGGCAGCGGCATCGGAATCCTCGCGAGCTTCTCCGCGGTGAGGTGCGGCATTGAGACAACGTTGGAGTAGGCGCGGATGAAGCCGCTAGCGCGCAGCGCGATCAGATAGAACGCAATGAACCGGCCATCGAAGTCATCAATCGGTCGAAGCCGGTTGATCGAGTTCTGGAAGCCCCAGCCCGGGAGGTCCTCGTCGACATACGCGGCACGGCCGAACCCGCCCTGACCACCCTCGACGACGACAACGTCGCCTGCCCGGATGCTCAGTTGCTCCAACTCGGCCTCACTGAACCACATCTCGCTCACGTCGTCGAGGGCAAGGACGCCGTCGGGCTGCACGTTCGCAGCGCGCATGTACGGGGCGCACACGTCACTGCCGGAGTCCTTACTCTGCAGCATCTTGCCGAGCGTGACAGTCGCAGCCGTCTTGATCTGGCCGACCCGCCACTTGTCCGGCAAGGTGCCCCAGAGCGGTCCCGTCACTGCTCCACCTCTCGCAGTAGATCGAGGATCTTGGCGACCTGTTTCTCCAGATCAGCGTCGATCTCGGCTAGAGGGCGAGGTGGAAGGTACTTGTAGAAGTGGCGGGTAAAGGGGATCTCGTAGCCGGTCTTGACCTTGGCCCAGTCGATCCATGCGTCGGGGACGTGCGGCTTCACCTCAGTGTCGAAGTATGCCTGGATGACATCGATCTTGCCTGCGGTGCCGGCGGATGAACCGCCGTAGGTGAACGGGACGTTCTCAGCGTCGCGCTTCTTCGGATCCGCCTTGGGCTTGCCTTTTCGGTCGACTACCGGCTTGCCGGTCTCATCGTGGAGTGGGCGCTCGACGACGATGGTCCAGTACCCGAACTCGTCGTTGCGCAGCACCTTAGAATAGTCCGGATCCGCGTCGGTGAAATCGGCATACAGCCGGACGACATTGTCGCGGTCCTCCTCACTGAGCTCTCGGTTCTTGGCGCCGAGGTTCTTGCGCATCTTGGTCCAGAACGAGGTGCCGTCAATGAGCTGGACGAGTCCCTGGCGGTCGGGGTGCTTGATGTTGTCCAGGATCCAGATGTAGGTGGCGATGCCTGTATTGAAGAACATGTTGGTCGGCAGGGCGACGATCGCCTCAACCAGGTCCTCCTCCAGCAGGTACTTGCGGATGTTTGACGGTCCGGACTCGGCGGCACCGTTGAAGAGTGGCGAGCCATTCATCACGATGCCGACCCGACCACCGCCGTCCTCCGGCTCGCGCATCTTGTGAACAAGGTGGAGCAGGAAGAGCATCTGTCCATCGGAGGTCGACGGGAGGCCGGGGGCGAACCGGCCGTAGGGGCCCGCAGACGCTCTCTCCTCGGTGATCGCCTTGCCATACTGCTTCCAGTCAACGCCGTACGGCGGGTTGGACATGCAGAAGTCGAACTGGCGGCCTTTGAACGCGTCGTCCGTGAGCGTGTTGCCGAACGCGATGTTGGACGCGTCGTGGCCTTTGGCCAGTAGGTCGGACTTGCAGATCGCGTACGATTGTGGGTTGTACTCCTGACCGTACAGACTCAGCTTCGCGTCCGGGTTTTGCGCGAGCAGGTGCTCCTCGGCCAAAGCGAGCATGCCGCCGGTGCCTGCGGTGGGGTCGTATAACGTGCGGACGATACCAGCCTCTGTCAGGTCGGCGTCCTTCTCGGCGAAGAGCAGGTCGACCAGCAGTCGGATCGCGTCTCGCGGGGTGTAATGGTCACCGGAGGTCTCGTTCGCGGCCTCGTTGAACTTGCGGATGATGTATTCAAACGCATCGCCCATGTCGGCGTTGGAAACGACGTCCGGGTGCAAGTCAACGGCCTTGAAGGATGTGATGACCTGGCGCAGAAGCCCCGCCTTTTGAAGAGCGAGGATCTCCTTCTTGAAGTCGAAGTATTCGAACACGTCGACGTCGGGAGACCACTGGTCGATGTAGTCGGCGAGGTTGTCCGCCAGCCCGTCGGCATCTTCCAGAAGGTTGGCGAACGAGTAGTTCGAGGTGTTGTAGAACGGCCGCCCGGTGGCCTTGTTGACTTCGAGCTTCCTCCGGCCGGGGCTAGCGTACATTGCAGCCAGTTCACGCACTGTTTCCAGGTCAGGCTCTAGAATGCAGTCGAGGCGACGCAGGATCGTAAGCGGGAGAATCACGTTGCCGTACTGGTTGGGGCGGTAGGGTCCCCGAAGCTGGTCGGCTATCGACCAGATGAAGCTACCCAGAGTGCTCACAAGACTCCTTAAAAGACCCGGTCGACGGCATATTGCGGTGGCGCCCAGCGCGACGCCTCGTGCGCCGACCGAGAGGACGGCGTACAGTCGCGGCAACTGTGTGTCACAGCTGCATCATCGCGCATCACGACCCCCTGAGCGCCATCAAGTTGTCACCCACCGGCCCAGCGAATCCGCCGCGGTCATCGCGAATCATCTCCTTTGTCGCACTGATAGCGACGCTGGATCACGGGTACACCACGTGCCTCTGTGCACGTACTTATCGAGCTTAGAATCAGCTCTGTTACAAGCGGCGGGGATACACGCCGGCCAGACGGCGTCAGACAAGACCCTTCTCCAAGGCTTCGCGGCGGATGTCGATCAGGCGCACCAGACGACCATCGACCTGTGTCTGCCAGAAATTCCATCCTGGGCACGCCTTGGTCTGCAGGACAAACTCGCCCGCTCCGGATAGGGATCGGAAGGTCTCGCCGGATGCCACCTGAATCTGGCCGTCGACGAGGACCCGAGCCTGGAAGCGTTCGCCGCGGCGTTGGCCGATCAGCTCAGCATTGACAAGCAGGAGACCCTTGTCGATAAGGTCAGCGACGCTCACGTCGTAACGTGCCCGGGTCCGTGTGCGCGACGGATCTGTTCGTCGAGTGGCGGACACCGGTGCGGTACCAAACACCGCCGGGTTCCAGATGAGCTCGCACAGCCGTTGGTAAAGGGCCTGACGATCGTCGATCGCCTTCTTGTCGAACTTCGCAAAGGCGCGGAGCAGTCTGTCGAGCTTGTACTGCCTGGCGAACTTGTTGAAGGTTGGGTTCCGATCGCGGTGGGCAGTATGCAGCGAGCCGGCTAGCTGGTTCTGGCGCTGGTAGTACTCGACCTTCCTCTCGTAGGGGAGATCTTGGTAGCTTGCGTTATCCGACTTTCGCAAGAGCAGCAGAGCGCCGAGGCGGTTCCGGTACGCGTCGAACATGGCGCGCGTATTCGTCTCCGGTTGGTAGCGCTCGAAGTGATTCGCCCAGATGTGCTCGATCTCGAAAGGGCGGCTGGTGTCGAGGTAGGCGGCCATGTCATCACTCTGGCCACAGCCGGTCTGGACGAACCCGGTGAGGCGTGCCAAGAGGTAGCGCACCTGACTGCTGTTGTTCGAGCGGAGGCCGTACGCCTTCATGTTCTTGAAGTCGTAGTCGAGTGCGGAGACTTCGTCGGCGAGGATTGTGCGTAGTTTGTCCGTACTGACGCCGCCACGCACCCTCTCGACCAGGCGCGCGGCGTAGCTGTCGAGCCCTGACGAGGGCAGATCGTTGACGACTCGACGGGCGAACAAGAGGTCGAGGTAGTCGGCGATCAGCTGTGCCTTCGTCTTGAAGCTTGCGGAGTCGTCCTTCGGCTCGACGGCAGCCAAGATAGGCGCCGCCTGGGACTTGATGCCGTTGTATGCGTTGAAGAAGACGCTTTGGAGCTCGCGGTCATAGGCCTTGGTCGCTGCTGCAAGCGTGCGGAAGCGCTCGGAGTACTTGGCCAGATCCTCGACCAGGCCACGGAAATCCGATGCCCTCTGCAGGTCGAGACGTTCCACATTGTCCTTTACCCAGGCGTGGAATGGGCCATTGATGCGCTCGACGTCGGTCGGCTTGTCGCCTGGCTCCATGCTCACGTCGGCGTAGCGGCTGATGAGGAAGGTCTTGATGAACTCAGCCGGCGCGTTCACATCGATCCCTGCCAGATCAGAGACCATCTGCCGCCACAGCTTGTCAATACCACCTTTCTCGCCGCCGATCTTCGATAGCAAGAAACTCTTGAGCAGATCAATCGGCCCGAGGCGTACGCCGCGGTCGTTCATCGACTCGTAGATCTCCCACCCCTGCTCGGACGTCGCCGCTCGGATGCCCACCATGCAGACGCCGTCTAGCAGCCAATCAACAAAGTACGGCAGCGCATCGCCGCGAAGCTCGTCCGGAAACTCTTCCTGAAGTACCCGTGCCCCTTCCCAAAGGCGACGAAGGTCACCGGGCGCGTTGTCGGGCAGGGCGTAATCTTGCGCGCTGAACACTTGCTCGAGAAACGGCCCGCGGTCCGGGATATCGAGCGTGTATACGGGCTTTCCGAACTTGCGTGACTGGATCAGGCTGCTGAGATGGGCTGCCTCGCCTTCGAGATCTTGTGCAAGGAGGAGCTCGCGCAGGTAGATGAGCATCAGATGGAGCGTCGTGATCCGCTGCTGCCCATCTACGAGGAAGGTGATATGAGCGTCGTCGTGATAGACATACGGCCCGAGGAAGTACGGACTGTAGCGGGCAACGTCCTCGCGATCATGCTCCAGGCTCCAGTTCGTCATGAACTTCGTGCGTAGATCATCGATCAGCCGGCGAATGTCTTCGCGACCCCACGTGTAATCACGCTGGTAGCTGTCCAGGCGGTACTGGCGCGCAGTGAAGACTTCCTGGATCGTCACCGCCTTGCCCTGAATCATGTCCTGCTGCACACTGCCTCCCCTAGACCGGTGCATCCCTCGTTGTACGG from Kribbella sp. NBC_00709 carries:
- a CDS encoding restriction endonuclease subunit S; this encodes MTGPLWGTLPDKWRVGQIKTAATVTLGKMLQSKDSGSDVCAPYMRAANVQPDGVLALDDVSEMWFSEAELEQLSIRAGDVVVVEGGQGGFGRAAYVDEDLPGWGFQNSINRLRPIDDFDGRFIAFYLIALRASGFIRAYSNVVSMPHLTAEKLARIPMPLPPLDEQRAIADYLDRETARIDALVEEQQRLLEILRERRRATIEEGVSIVATSGARLKHIIRSVRQGWSPQCYAWPADGVETWAVLKAGAANGGRFRPMENKELPEDEIPRPDIVVTRGDLIVSRANTRELVGSAAVVENDLPRLMLCDKLYAFSLDESQADSRFVAAVLGSRRWRDLIELEATGASHSMLNISQSDIVNLPMPLPPVDDQRRILAHMDRETARIDQLVAETERFVELARQRRAALITAAVTGQVDVREMV
- a CDS encoding type I restriction endonuclease subunit R; translated protein: MADHNEIVFESEICAYLESHGWVYSTDDLGYDQARALFPEDLFTWLKETQQAAYEKALRAAGSEAKFLDVLTTALDKPLEHGGGTLNIVRNGVQYIGGGRLKMAQFRPATSLNATTNEQYAAMRVRVMRQVRFSTADQRSIDLVFFVNGLPVATVELKTDFTQSLDEAINQYRKDRNPLTNGRPEPLLSFGHRALVHFAVSNDLAAMTTRLEGEKTHFLPFNVGHEHGAGNPPGEGGWSATAYLWERVWEKHAWLNIIGRLMIVESKEEWDVTTGTSVRRTSMLFPRFHQWEAVTNIVAAVTKEGVGQRYLIEHSAGSGKTNTIAWTAHRLARLHVNDEKVFDSVIVVVDRTVLDGQLQDAIRQIDGSGKIVATISPEDVRKAGAKSKSGLLATALKNGELIIAVTVQTFPFALDEIRADSSLKGRRFAVIADEAHSSQSGQISSKLKAVLTAEEVKEIEESGSVDVEAILASEMTERAESENISYFAFTATPKNKTLELFGRKGPGGKPVEFHLYSMRQAIEEGYILDVLKGYQSYDTALKIAGNAESGDGGEVEEAAARKGLMRWVKLHPTNISQKVQIIVEHFHANVAHLLEGKAKAMVVTDSRKAAVKYKKAIDAYIAKRAGEDASYNYRTLVAFSASVTMAEGEEWVSDWGPRPGEDDEFTEANLNPGAGSDLAAAFKGTTYKIMLVANKFQTGFDQPLLSAMYVDKKLSGVTAVQTLSRLNRTHRTAGGEQKRKTFVIDFVNKPEDIRDAFEPYFTNATLETETDPYVVIHLATKLAQAGIYTQEQVREVAELWVTRKGNNALSAAISPAKNDFARRYAAAIEADDKVTLNTLDLFRKDVSTYVRLYDFMSQIVDYGDPYMEMLSIFLRLLEKVIADSSWTAEVDLSDVVLVGVKHSKGIAVNISLTGDGELKGISGAGTGARKEPKYVALQVVIDKMNDLFGAESFAESQIREFVQGLVQRLLAYPDLVNQTKVNSKKQFMESQDFQAAVTEAVVDNQEAHNTMADYFFSDGPGINAVVVALADAFYEAAIDQQTET
- a CDS encoding GmrSD restriction endonuclease domain-containing protein, with translation MQQDMIQGKAVTIQEVFTARQYRLDSYQRDYTWGREDIRRLIDDLRTKFMTNWSLEHDREDVARYSPYFLGPYVYHDDAHITFLVDGQQRITTLHLMLIYLRELLLAQDLEGEAAHLSSLIQSRKFGKPVYTLDIPDRGPFLEQVFSAQDYALPDNAPGDLRRLWEGARVLQEEFPDELRGDALPYFVDWLLDGVCMVGIRAATSEQGWEIYESMNDRGVRLGPIDLLKSFLLSKIGGEKGGIDKLWRQMVSDLAGIDVNAPAEFIKTFLISRYADVSMEPGDKPTDVERINGPFHAWVKDNVERLDLQRASDFRGLVEDLAKYSERFRTLAAATKAYDRELQSVFFNAYNGIKSQAAPILAAVEPKDDSASFKTKAQLIADYLDLLFARRVVNDLPSSGLDSYAARLVERVRGGVSTDKLRTILADEVSALDYDFKNMKAYGLRSNNSSQVRYLLARLTGFVQTGCGQSDDMAAYLDTSRPFEIEHIWANHFERYQPETNTRAMFDAYRNRLGALLLLRKSDNASYQDLPYERKVEYYQRQNQLAGSLHTAHRDRNPTFNKFARQYKLDRLLRAFAKFDKKAIDDRQALYQRLCELIWNPAVFGTAPVSATRRTDPSRTRTRARYDVSVADLIDKGLLLVNAELIGQRRGERFQARVLVDGQIQVASGETFRSLSGAGEFVLQTKACPGWNFWQTQVDGRLVRLIDIRREALEKGLV
- a CDS encoding type I restriction-modification system subunit M — translated: MSTLGSFIWSIADQLRGPYRPNQYGNVILPLTILRRLDCILEPDLETVRELAAMYASPGRRKLEVNKATGRPFYNTSNYSFANLLEDADGLADNLADYIDQWSPDVDVFEYFDFKKEILALQKAGLLRQVITSFKAVDLHPDVVSNADMGDAFEYIIRKFNEAANETSGDHYTPRDAIRLLVDLLFAEKDADLTEAGIVRTLYDPTAGTGGMLALAEEHLLAQNPDAKLSLYGQEYNPQSYAICKSDLLAKGHDASNIAFGNTLTDDAFKGRQFDFCMSNPPYGVDWKQYGKAITEERASAGPYGRFAPGLPSTSDGQMLFLLHLVHKMREPEDGGGRVGIVMNGSPLFNGAAESGPSNIRKYLLEEDLVEAIVALPTNMFFNTGIATYIWILDNIKHPDRQGLVQLIDGTSFWTKMRKNLGAKNRELSEEDRDNVVRLYADFTDADPDYSKVLRNDEFGYWTIVVERPLHDETGKPVVDRKGKPKADPKKRDAENVPFTYGGSSAGTAGKIDVIQAYFDTEVKPHVPDAWIDWAKVKTGYEIPFTRHFYKYLPPRPLAEIDADLEKQVAKILDLLREVEQ